Proteins encoded by one window of Pseudomonadota bacterium:
- a CDS encoding flavodoxin family protein, which translates to MISFNEINSNYISENPPKSNILCIGGSPRKGGNSDVLLTNVLQEVNESKVNYDIAQLRDFQFQPCVGCEKCRKDKICTGLADGMSLLYPKIIDAKGLVLVSPTHNYNITAIMKAFIDRLYCFYNFDNKNRPGQWSSQLKNQGRKAVIVAVCEQKEKKDMGFTLDAMRLPLEALGYEIVDELAVFGVFSKGKVKEKTDVLVKASMIGTKLAESIT; encoded by the coding sequence ATGATCTCGTTTAATGAAATAAACAGTAACTATATATCCGAAAATCCACCTAAATCTAATATCTTATGTATCGGTGGAAGTCCTAGAAAAGGTGGGAATTCAGATGTGCTTTTGACGAATGTTTTACAAGAAGTAAATGAATCTAAAGTAAATTATGATATTGCCCAATTACGAGATTTTCAATTCCAGCCATGTGTCGGTTGCGAGAAATGCAGAAAAGACAAAATATGTACAGGATTAGCTGATGGAATGTCCTTGCTTTATCCAAAAATAATTGATGCCAAAGGGTTAGTGCTTGTATCACCTACACACAATTACAATATTACAGCAATAATGAAAGCCTTTATTGATCGTCTGTATTGTTTCTACAACTTTGACAATAAAAATCGTCCTGGTCAATGGTCAAGTCAACTGAAGAATCAAGGGCGAAAAGCAGTCATAGTGGCGGTATGTGAACAAAAAGAAAAAAAGGATATGGGATTCACGCTTGATGCCATGCGCCTTCCCCTTGAAGCTCTTGGCTATGAAATAGTAGATGAACTTGCAGTTTTTGGTGTTTTTTCAAAGGGAAAAGTAAAAGAAAAAACAGACGTCTTGGTGAAAGCCTCGATGATAGGAACAAAATTGGCAGAATCAATTACT